The sequence CGAATGGGAAAACAATGAAAAAAGCTCTTGCAGTCGCAGTGGTTCTTATCGCCCTTGTTGTTGCCGCACCCTTTGTCAACGGCCTGATGATGGAGAAAATCCTCCGTAGTCAAGTCGACAAGGCCAATGAACTGTACGAGTCGCAACCCTATTCCCCGAACTTTGAAATTACCCGGTATGAGCGCGGATTCGGTACGTCTGAAATCGAATTTAAAATCACCTTTAGCCAGTGGCCTGACGTCAACAAGGTTCAAACGATTATCATCAGTGAAAAAGCCAAGCACGGTATTCTTGGCGCCACCTCAACAGCCAGTTTGACACAAAATAGCTGGTACAACGACTTTATCAATGAATCACTGGAGGGTGTTGACCCACTCACCATCACCAGTCAATTCAACATGTTCAGTGGTTTCTCAACCACTCTGGACCTGGCTCCTTTTGAGTTTGATGTGGATGAAGATCACTTTGTGGTCAGCCCCGCAACTCTTGACATTAAAACAGACCGCTCCGGCAAACACCTTCTGGCAAATGGCTCTTTTGATGGCTTTTCCATTGCCGACGTCCTCGACCTCAAAGGGTGTTCCGTTACTTCCGATATCGACGTGTACTCAACGATGATTATGGACGGCGACTCATCCATATCCGTTGATCAGATCAGCGTTTATGCTGGCGATCAAAACGCCATTATGGACGTCTCGACTCTCAAAATGACATCGACGACGGATTACAATGAAGAAAGCCAGAGACTATCAACGGCCGCCACTTACAGTGTCGACAAAATCGTTACCGACGACGAAGAGATCAACAACGTCAACGTCAGTGTAGGCATCAATCAACTGGATTCCGAAAGTCTACAAAATCTCTACGATAGCTACATCAGCATGGTCAGCGATTTGATGACCAACATTTCCGCCTCA comes from Desulfuromonas acetoxidans DSM 684 and encodes:
- a CDS encoding DUF945 family protein; translation: NGKTMKKALAVAVVLIALVVAAPFVNGLMMEKILRSQVDKANELYESQPYSPNFEITRYERGFGTSEIEFKITFSQWPDVNKVQTIIISEKAKHGILGATSTASLTQNSWYNDFINESLEGVDPLTITSQFNMFSGFSTTLDLAPFEFDVDEDHFVVSPATLDIKTDRSGKHLLANGSFDGFSIADVLDLKGCSVTSDIDVYSTMIMDGDSSISVDQISVYAGDQNAIMDVSTLKMTSTTDYNEESQRLSTAATYSVDKIVTDDEEINNVNVSVGINQLDSESLQNLYDSYISMVSDLMTNISASQNDPEQIEEIMQQQLPMIGLGLLPQVEKLLTKNLQIEITDLHVGLSEGDVDGDLAIALKKDMTLADFATIAQQPQTLVDVFSFASNLSLPEGLVPDQQSLLVPLFEGMQTGVFEQQEGKLVHQAEIKDDQLLLNGQELVL